The following are encoded together in the Montipora foliosa isolate CH-2021 chromosome 12, ASM3666993v2, whole genome shotgun sequence genome:
- the LOC137980165 gene encoding inactive tyrosine-protein kinase 7-like isoform X2, with protein sequence MDLSFKHGRRHTQVLSLWAWFCFVLLGSSLTYSQSTLTWNAQPRNQTVEKGVTVTFRCSASYGGKAIEYHWVKDGENIQTDSLSRFSIQDDGTLEITSTQLDDRGEYNCYVKRQGRTRTLGHSKSATLSVTGLCSAVQLSIRSDFGGYTILAGKSFQLRCKCYMNPPGTYAFTKDGSSVTTDSRVTIDRNKLYLKNATESDSGEYSCLATSADSLQTVMPTKNLPISVVVGQHPRFQLPPPTKSMVLEGSQVDIPCQAIGKPEPLIKWYAGSGTSPLQNDSKYNIAADGTLQILNVGKPDAQTYKCTAGNLVGKVEKDTVVELAYLGPVTVEKEKVYVLVNERIEVHCNKPRGNPEPNITWEKGGEKLPRRFGVEGCCTLLNNKTRKKDSGVFTCTASNGYGSSHVNVEIIVSELPEIITKPKNQTVKEGETVYLDCETTSHPKAKISWTKDGTPLVTTGNSRPFLHKNGTLVITKAKTSDSGTYSCIADHPGGWTESAVAKVEVMGYVRIKSIHYHVVNANLHTRQRIECNFEGYPPITVSWKKAGGEDITELSHIKHENNELRFESIEKTDQGQYLCTGKNSFSVASDYVNISVFVYPIFVVRPKNTTAFVNQDVWLHCNASGEPKPKISWSKDVPGGYKLDQKRFIQYPNGTLHIKEVHFGDKGRYYCIAANHAEMKQSKFSLDVHSPIDAVPSDVDKSVGSMGRTIGIAVGCAAAYIVLVVGLMIYCKGRRARQAKRAEVLAPECENLKVNGDIEHGDGNDMSMNPVYRSQPSYDNMEFPRHDLESLRSLGNGAYGRAFLARASGICDGEKETMVVVKSLNSNDDQVQEEFHKEMESLVGLRHDNVVTLLGVCKEGEPIYMIFESLDKGDLKQYLLSCHDNGRTTLNSNQKLAISGQVAAGMEYLSLLKLTHKDLAARNCMVGRDLQVKIGYLSLSYDLYNAEYYRFNNMQIPLRWMPPEAICDDEFSEKSDVWSFGVLVWEIYTFGQMPYHDLTNEEVLKGVRGDLRLPKPENCPDTVLEMLAKCWEGNPLSRPTFMELVGDVSEIRGGSHV encoded by the exons TTTCAAACATGGCAGACGGCATACTCAAGTTTTAAGTCTCTGGGcttggttttgttttgtcttgttaG GTTCATCGCTTACTTATTCGCAATCAACTCTCACATGGAATGCACAACCAAGAAATCAGACAGTGGAAAAAGGAGTGACTGTCACGTTTCGATGTTCAGCGTCCTATGGAGGAAAAGCTATAGAATATCACTGGGTAAAGGATGGAGAAAATATCCAAACAGACTCGCTGTCTCGGTTTAGTATACAAGATGATGGTACTTTAGAAATTACGAGTACACAACTCGATGATCGAGGCGAATATAACTGTTATGTCAAAAGACAAGGCAGAACGAGAACTCTGGGACACAGCAAATCCGCAACGTTAAGTGTCACAG GTTTATGCTCAGCTGTTCAACTCTCCATCAGATCAGATTTTGGAGGTTATACAATCCTTGCAGGCAAATCTTTTCAGCTGCGGTGTAAATGTTACATGAACCCCCCTGGGACATATGCATTCACCAAGGATGGCTCATCAGTGACCACAGATAGTCGTGTCACCATAGATCGGAACAAACTGTATCTAAAAAATGCAACTGAAAGTGACAGTGGGGAGTATTCATGCCTGGCAACATCTGCAGATTCTTTACAGACAGTGATGCCAACTAAAAATTTGCCTATTTCAGTTGTCG TGGGACAGCACCCTCGGTTTCAACTTCCTCCTCCAACCAAGTCAATGGTTTTAGAAGGCAGCCAAGTTGACATCCCTTGTCAAGCCATTGGTAAACCTGAACCATTGATCAAGTGGTATGCAGGAAGTGGTACTAGCCCATTGCAGAATGACTCAAAGTACAACATTGCTGCAGATGGGACATTACAGATACTGAATGTTGGCAAACCTGATGCCCAAACCTACAAATGTACAGCAGGGAATTTGGTTGGCAAAGTTGAGAAGGACACAGTTGTTGAACTGGCTT ATTTAGGTCCTGTCACCGTTGAGAAAGAAAAAGTATATGTGCTGGTTAATGAGAGAATTGAAGTTCACTGCAACAAACCACGTGGAAATCCAGAACCAAACATCACCTGGGAAAAAGGTGGAGAGAAATTACCAAGGAGATTTGGTGTAGAAGGCTGTTGTACTCTtttgaataacaaaacaagGAAGAAAGATTCTGGAGTATTTACTTGTACAGCCAGTAACGGTTATGGGAGCTCTCATGTGAATGTGGAAATTATTGTTTCGG AACTGCCAGAAATAATTACCAAACCTAAAAACCAGACTGTAAAAGAGGGAGAAACGGTTTATTTGGATTGTGAGACAACGTCTCATCCAAAAGCAAAAATCTCATGGACCAAGGATGGGACTCCATTGGTAACAACCGGAAACAGTAGGCCTTTTCTGCACAAAAATGGGACTCTGGTCATCACCAAAGCAAAGACCTCAGATTCGGGTACTTACAGTTGCATTGCTGATCACCCAGGTGGCTGGACAGAAAGTGCAGTGGCGAAAGTGGAAGTGATGG GATATGTTAGGATAAAAAGTATTCATTATCACGTGGTAAATGCAAACTTGCACACACGTCAACGAATTGAGTGCAACTTTGAGGGATACCCACCAATCACAGTGTCATGGAAGAAAGCAGGTGGAGAAGATATAACGGAGCTAAGTCACATTAAACATGAAAACAACGAACTACGCTTTGAAAGCATTGAAAAGACGGATCAAGGCCAATATTTGTGCACTGGGAAAAACTCCTTCAGCGTAGCCAGCGATTATGTCAATATCTCAGTGTTTG TTTATCCCATATTTGTTGTGCGGCCAAAGAACACCACAGCATTTGTCAACCAAGATGTGTGGCTTCACTGTAATGCTTCTGGTGAACCTAAGCCCAAGATAAGTTGGAGTAAAGATGTACCTGGTGGTTACAAACTTGACCAAAAAAGATTTATTCAGTACCCCAATGGGACACTCCACATCAAGGAGGTGCACTTTGGAGACAAAGGCCGCTACTACTGCATTGCTGCCAACCATGCTGAAATGAAACAGAGCAAGTTCAGCCTGGATGTGCACA GCCCCATAGATGCCGTTCCAAGTGACGTAGACAAGTCTGTGGGCTCTATGGGCCGGACCATTGGCATTGCTGTGGGTTGTGCAGCTGCCTACATCGTCTTGGTCGTTGGTCTGATGATTTACTGCAAGGGTCGAAGAGCCAGGCAAGCCAAGAGAGCAGAAGTACTTGCTCCTGAGTGCGAAAATT TGAAAGTCAATGGCGACATAGAGCATGGCGACGGAAACGATATGTCGATGAATCCAGTGTACCGCTCTCAGCCCAGCTACGACAATATGGAGTTCCCCAGACATGATCTGGAGTCACTGAGGAGTCTGGGTAACGGAGCCTACGGCCGAGCATTCCTGGCACGGGCGAGCGGTATTTGCGATGGCGAGAAAGAGACGATGGTCGTTGTGAAATCCTTGAATAGCAACGACGATCAAGTCCAGGAAGAGTTTCATAAAGAGATGGAGTCTCTGGTTGGATTACGTCATGACAATGTAGTGACATTGCTTGGTGTCTGCAAAGAGGGCGAGCCTATTTATATGATCTTTGAATCCTTGGATAAG GGAGACTTAAAGCAATACCTCTTGTCTTGTCACGATAATGGCCGAACCACTTTGAATTCCAATCAGAAGTTAGCAATCTCTGGACAAGTGGCCGCCGGAATGGAGTATCTTAGCTTGCTGAAGCTTACCCACAAAGATCTCGCTGCGAGGAATTGCATGGTTGGGAGGGATCTGCAGGTTAAGATCGGATACTTGAGTCTGAGCTATGACCTCTACAACGCTGAGTATTACCGCTTCAACAACATGCAGATTCCACTCCGATGGATGCCACCCGAGGCCATCTGCGACGACGAATTCTCGGAAAAGAGTGACGTGTGGTCATTCGGCGTCCTTGTTTGGGAGATTTACACCTTTGGTCAGATGCCCTACCACGATCTCACCAACGAGGAGGTGCTGAAAGGCGTCAGAGGTGATCTTCGTCTACCCAAACCTGAAAACTGCCCGGATACTGTGCTGGAAATGCTGGCGAAATGTTGGGAAGGAAATCCTCTCAGTCGACCGACCTTTATGGAGCTTGTGGGCGATGTCAGCGAAATCAGAGGAGGCAGTCACGTCTAA
- the LOC137980165 gene encoding inactive tyrosine-protein kinase 7-like isoform X1 — protein MDLSFKHGRRHTQVLSLWAWFCFVLLGSSLTYSQSTLTWNAQPRNQTVEKGVTVTFRCSASYGGKAIEYHWVKDGENIQTDSLSRFSIQDDGTLEITSTQLDDRGEYNCYVKRQGRTRTLGHSKSATLSVTGLCSAVQLSIRSDFGGYTILAGKSFQLRCKCYMNPPGTYAFTKDGSSVTTDSRVTIDRNKLYLKNATESDSGEYSCLATSADSLQTVMPTKNLPISVVVGQHPRFQLPPPTKSMVLEGSQVDIPCQAIGKPEPLIKWYAGSGTSPLQNDSKYNIAADGTLQILNVGKPDAQTYKCTAGNLVGKVEKDTVVELAYLGPVTVEKEKVYVLVNERIEVHCNKPRGNPEPNITWEKGGEKLPRRFGVEGCCTLLNNKTRKKDSGVFTCTASNGYGSSHVNVEIIVSELPEIITKPKNQTVKEGETVYLDCETTSHPKAKISWTKDGTPLVTTGNSRPFLHKNGTLVITKAKTSDSGTYSCIADHPGGWTESAVAKVEVMGYVRIKSIHYHVVNANLHTRQRIECNFEGYPPITVSWKKAGGEDITELSHIKHENNELRFESIEKTDQGQYLCTGKNSFSVASDYVNISVFVYPIFVVRPKNTTAFVNQDVWLHCNASGEPKPKISWSKDVPGGYKLDQKRFIQYPNGTLHIKEVHFGDKGRYYCIAANHAEMKQSKFSLDVHNNGRKIGRQKYGPIDAVPSDVDKSVGSMGRTIGIAVGCAAAYIVLVVGLMIYCKGRRARQAKRAEVLAPECENLKVNGDIEHGDGNDMSMNPVYRSQPSYDNMEFPRHDLESLRSLGNGAYGRAFLARASGICDGEKETMVVVKSLNSNDDQVQEEFHKEMESLVGLRHDNVVTLLGVCKEGEPIYMIFESLDKGDLKQYLLSCHDNGRTTLNSNQKLAISGQVAAGMEYLSLLKLTHKDLAARNCMVGRDLQVKIGYLSLSYDLYNAEYYRFNNMQIPLRWMPPEAICDDEFSEKSDVWSFGVLVWEIYTFGQMPYHDLTNEEVLKGVRGDLRLPKPENCPDTVLEMLAKCWEGNPLSRPTFMELVGDVSEIRGGSHV, from the exons TTTCAAACATGGCAGACGGCATACTCAAGTTTTAAGTCTCTGGGcttggttttgttttgtcttgttaG GTTCATCGCTTACTTATTCGCAATCAACTCTCACATGGAATGCACAACCAAGAAATCAGACAGTGGAAAAAGGAGTGACTGTCACGTTTCGATGTTCAGCGTCCTATGGAGGAAAAGCTATAGAATATCACTGGGTAAAGGATGGAGAAAATATCCAAACAGACTCGCTGTCTCGGTTTAGTATACAAGATGATGGTACTTTAGAAATTACGAGTACACAACTCGATGATCGAGGCGAATATAACTGTTATGTCAAAAGACAAGGCAGAACGAGAACTCTGGGACACAGCAAATCCGCAACGTTAAGTGTCACAG GTTTATGCTCAGCTGTTCAACTCTCCATCAGATCAGATTTTGGAGGTTATACAATCCTTGCAGGCAAATCTTTTCAGCTGCGGTGTAAATGTTACATGAACCCCCCTGGGACATATGCATTCACCAAGGATGGCTCATCAGTGACCACAGATAGTCGTGTCACCATAGATCGGAACAAACTGTATCTAAAAAATGCAACTGAAAGTGACAGTGGGGAGTATTCATGCCTGGCAACATCTGCAGATTCTTTACAGACAGTGATGCCAACTAAAAATTTGCCTATTTCAGTTGTCG TGGGACAGCACCCTCGGTTTCAACTTCCTCCTCCAACCAAGTCAATGGTTTTAGAAGGCAGCCAAGTTGACATCCCTTGTCAAGCCATTGGTAAACCTGAACCATTGATCAAGTGGTATGCAGGAAGTGGTACTAGCCCATTGCAGAATGACTCAAAGTACAACATTGCTGCAGATGGGACATTACAGATACTGAATGTTGGCAAACCTGATGCCCAAACCTACAAATGTACAGCAGGGAATTTGGTTGGCAAAGTTGAGAAGGACACAGTTGTTGAACTGGCTT ATTTAGGTCCTGTCACCGTTGAGAAAGAAAAAGTATATGTGCTGGTTAATGAGAGAATTGAAGTTCACTGCAACAAACCACGTGGAAATCCAGAACCAAACATCACCTGGGAAAAAGGTGGAGAGAAATTACCAAGGAGATTTGGTGTAGAAGGCTGTTGTACTCTtttgaataacaaaacaagGAAGAAAGATTCTGGAGTATTTACTTGTACAGCCAGTAACGGTTATGGGAGCTCTCATGTGAATGTGGAAATTATTGTTTCGG AACTGCCAGAAATAATTACCAAACCTAAAAACCAGACTGTAAAAGAGGGAGAAACGGTTTATTTGGATTGTGAGACAACGTCTCATCCAAAAGCAAAAATCTCATGGACCAAGGATGGGACTCCATTGGTAACAACCGGAAACAGTAGGCCTTTTCTGCACAAAAATGGGACTCTGGTCATCACCAAAGCAAAGACCTCAGATTCGGGTACTTACAGTTGCATTGCTGATCACCCAGGTGGCTGGACAGAAAGTGCAGTGGCGAAAGTGGAAGTGATGG GATATGTTAGGATAAAAAGTATTCATTATCACGTGGTAAATGCAAACTTGCACACACGTCAACGAATTGAGTGCAACTTTGAGGGATACCCACCAATCACAGTGTCATGGAAGAAAGCAGGTGGAGAAGATATAACGGAGCTAAGTCACATTAAACATGAAAACAACGAACTACGCTTTGAAAGCATTGAAAAGACGGATCAAGGCCAATATTTGTGCACTGGGAAAAACTCCTTCAGCGTAGCCAGCGATTATGTCAATATCTCAGTGTTTG TTTATCCCATATTTGTTGTGCGGCCAAAGAACACCACAGCATTTGTCAACCAAGATGTGTGGCTTCACTGTAATGCTTCTGGTGAACCTAAGCCCAAGATAAGTTGGAGTAAAGATGTACCTGGTGGTTACAAACTTGACCAAAAAAGATTTATTCAGTACCCCAATGGGACACTCCACATCAAGGAGGTGCACTTTGGAGACAAAGGCCGCTACTACTGCATTGCTGCCAACCATGCTGAAATGAAACAGAGCAAGTTCAGCCTGGATGTGCACA ACAATGGGAGAAAAATTGGCCGTCAGAAATATG GCCCCATAGATGCCGTTCCAAGTGACGTAGACAAGTCTGTGGGCTCTATGGGCCGGACCATTGGCATTGCTGTGGGTTGTGCAGCTGCCTACATCGTCTTGGTCGTTGGTCTGATGATTTACTGCAAGGGTCGAAGAGCCAGGCAAGCCAAGAGAGCAGAAGTACTTGCTCCTGAGTGCGAAAATT TGAAAGTCAATGGCGACATAGAGCATGGCGACGGAAACGATATGTCGATGAATCCAGTGTACCGCTCTCAGCCCAGCTACGACAATATGGAGTTCCCCAGACATGATCTGGAGTCACTGAGGAGTCTGGGTAACGGAGCCTACGGCCGAGCATTCCTGGCACGGGCGAGCGGTATTTGCGATGGCGAGAAAGAGACGATGGTCGTTGTGAAATCCTTGAATAGCAACGACGATCAAGTCCAGGAAGAGTTTCATAAAGAGATGGAGTCTCTGGTTGGATTACGTCATGACAATGTAGTGACATTGCTTGGTGTCTGCAAAGAGGGCGAGCCTATTTATATGATCTTTGAATCCTTGGATAAG GGAGACTTAAAGCAATACCTCTTGTCTTGTCACGATAATGGCCGAACCACTTTGAATTCCAATCAGAAGTTAGCAATCTCTGGACAAGTGGCCGCCGGAATGGAGTATCTTAGCTTGCTGAAGCTTACCCACAAAGATCTCGCTGCGAGGAATTGCATGGTTGGGAGGGATCTGCAGGTTAAGATCGGATACTTGAGTCTGAGCTATGACCTCTACAACGCTGAGTATTACCGCTTCAACAACATGCAGATTCCACTCCGATGGATGCCACCCGAGGCCATCTGCGACGACGAATTCTCGGAAAAGAGTGACGTGTGGTCATTCGGCGTCCTTGTTTGGGAGATTTACACCTTTGGTCAGATGCCCTACCACGATCTCACCAACGAGGAGGTGCTGAAAGGCGTCAGAGGTGATCTTCGTCTACCCAAACCTGAAAACTGCCCGGATACTGTGCTGGAAATGCTGGCGAAATGTTGGGAAGGAAATCCTCTCAGTCGACCGACCTTTATGGAGCTTGTGGGCGATGTCAGCGAAATCAGAGGAGGCAGTCACGTCTAA